In Marinobacter salsuginis, one DNA window encodes the following:
- the minE gene encoding cell division topological specificity factor MinE: MSFLDYFKGKKNKSASVAKERLQIIVAHERGQREQPDYLPQLQQELLEVIRKYVQISDDMVQVEVDRNESCSVLELNVTLPER, translated from the coding sequence ATGAGTTTCCTCGATTATTTCAAGGGCAAGAAAAACAAATCCGCAAGCGTTGCCAAAGAGCGCCTGCAGATTATCGTGGCCCACGAGCGGGGCCAGCGCGAACAACCGGATTACCTGCCACAGCTTCAGCAGGAGCTGCTTGAGGTTATCCGCAAGTACGTCCAGATCAGTGACGACATGGTTCAGGTTGAAGTGGACCGTAACGAAAGTTGCTCGGTACTGGAGCTGAACGTCACGCTACCAGAACGATAA